In the genome of Xenopus tropicalis strain Nigerian chromosome 10, UCB_Xtro_10.0, whole genome shotgun sequence, the window TGTACAGCTCTGAAagcatatatcaatatatcacctCTGTAAGATGAGAACATAACAAAGAGCCGTGCTATTATTAGGGATTTCGAATTCAATACTCACTTTctgaatttcttttatttttttccttaagtCTTGTAGTTTCCTACGAAAGTCACTGACGGTTAACTGCTTCTTATTCTTCTCACTTTGTCCTTGTCCCCTCCTTGCAATCGTTTCCCTTCGAGATACCACAGCCTCCATGTCACAAATCATCTTCTCTTGTTGTTTCATTAGCTGCGAGTGTCGTATCTGTACATACCAAGTATTGCAACAAAATGACTTAATAAATACAATTCAAAACCCAAATCCTCTGCTCTATCATTTCTGCCAAACTCCCACTTCATTTGTACCTGCATTCTATGTATCTCAGCTTTCATTGCTTGTATGTCCCCCTGCCCAATCTCAGAGTCCACTGCATTTCGCATTTCCTTTGCCAGCTGGATCTTCTTTTCCCACAACATGATCTGATGCCTTTACAAACAGAAATGTAGGAATATAACTTGCTTTTATTCACACGTGTGGTGACATTCAATGAATGGATAATCATGGGGATTTTTGTGATACCATCAAGTCTGGATGCATGGAATGTGTAGATTTACTACAACTTTTGATTTATCATAATAAGGATCACCTATTGGGCTGTAGATTGGGGTAAAATGTGGAGTTCTACAGTATTGCCAACAGTATACTATGGGGCCTAAAATATCTAGATAGCCTTTCTAAAATTCTACTTAGATGTTTTACACACTGCTAAGTTCCAAACTGTCCCTGGATGTTATAATAGTAACAGCACATGAACTTCTTTGTAACCATGTTTTTTAATGGATGAGCTGCCACACACAAGCCTAACACTGCCAAATGCAATGCCAAGAGAAGGTTAGAGTAGTGTAAAGATTGCTTCCATTTGACTACAACGCAGTGTAAATGCTTCCTATAAGGACATGAGTCGTGTCCCACCATCTAGAACGTAATGGAAAGGCCTGTGTTTCTCAGATACCAAGAAACAATACCTGCCAGAATATGCAATGCAATAATAATGGTCTGAGCTGTTTTTAATAGTCTACTGCCCCCTGGTTCTAGTGAAAGCAAGCCATAATACTACAGTGTACAATTACATTCTCAGGCTTCCTAATTTGCCTACACAGAGTCCTGTTGAAAACCCAAAAGAACACCTTGTGCAAAGAACTGGAACACCAGGCCTGATGACCATGAGTGCTCAACCATATTTATGCTCTCCTTTCTTAATTACAGCAAACCCCTTTAACAATATACACCTAGTAGTATGCCTTTCCGAAGGATTAGAAGGTTAAAACATCAAAGGGCAGACTAAATATATTTATACCCTCGATtatggaatgagatgttggaaaGACAAGTGTACAGATACCttggaaaatatatattccaaccggctacattttttttccagattagATCTGTGTGTTTGCATATATGTATGTTTGCCATCTCTACTTGTAGTGAAGATATTCTGCCTTTTCTCTTTGTAAAAACCAAACCAAAATGCAGTCCCAATGGCTTTCAAGCAATAAACTCACTCTGTTTCAACAAGGCTGTGAAGAATTCTTTCCTTCTCTTCTTGAAGGTTTCGTAGATTTTCCTGCATCTCTATAGACTCCCTTTCTGCCTCCTGAAATGCAGACATAGGACAATTACCTTTTGCCATAAGGCATCCAGAAGGAAGGATCCCTAGTTAGCACTTACACGAAGCGAGCGCATGAACTCGCTTTCCATCAGCTGGTTGTTCTGCTGGAGCTGTTCTTTAGTGCTGCTATTCTTGCTAAGCAGCATGTTGAGCCGAACCATGTCATTTTTCAGGTTCCTCATATGATGTTCAATATCTTTTTGTTCGTTCTTTTCTTGCTCTATTTCATCTGCAGAAAAGTGAATGTTATAGAGCTGTTATATTATGAACACACTATTCAATACTGTGTCAGGATgatccatttttattttaaagtttttcctTGCTACTAAAATGGTGTTTCTAATTATGGTTGCAGATTGTATTATTCCATCCTATCATTTTAGTTTAGAGTTAAAATCCAAGCAAAATATAATGGCTTGGAGATATGATTTTGATAAATGGTGGTGTGAAATTGCTGGGGGGCATGCCTAGaacaacagaaataaaaatggcaGAGAACAGGCATAGGAAAGCAATACAAGATTGTAAGCATGTTACTAGAcacctttttaaaggggacctgtcaccctaagaaacaatCCAAATCCTATTTTGAGTGGAACAAAATACATGTTACTTACACTTACACaaaatgattgacagctgagattattaaatatgtttataacaGGTGTGGATCTTTTAATACATTTCTTGTTCATTGCGGCTGCCATCTTTGAAGCCAAGCATTATCAATAACAAGCGGGCTGTGAGACACCCAGTGAACTAAGCAGTGGAGTACAATAGAAGCCTAAAAGAGTCTGCGGTAGAGAACTGCACTTATTCCACAGTAAGCCATGTCTATATCCATGTATGTTTGTTATTTTTGAGTGTCATGTGGTACTAATCTGTACATATAGGGATGTGATCTTTTGTGGCACAACTTACTTTCAGTACGAATTTTCTTCTGCTGTAGGATAGTAAGTTCTCTCCTCAGCATTTCCACAGACGCATCCTGTTCTTCCCTTTGCTTGGTTAGATTCACCATCTCAGTCTGTAGTCGCAGCCAGTACTGCTGGAGTGACATGATCTCTGAGTTGCATTCATCGATCTGCTTGGTCAATGCAGTGATTTGGATTTCCAATGGTCCCACTTCTTTCCCCTGTAAAATGGAAGGGTCAGTACAACAGTGAGGCTGTGCCCTTATTGGAGCCATATTGCTACCCTAAAGATCATTTTTGGAAACTTTTTTGCAGTAAGTTTCTTGGCTTAGctcaaaaaaatcacaacatgcTGTACAACATACTGCCAGGTAAAAAATACTGTTCATAGAGTTAAGAAAACTGTATAGTTTATTAACCTTTTCAGATTTATAGATTCTAGAAAGGATgagaaaaaactatttttcactTACCCCAGTCTGTGCGATGGTGGCTTCTATTTGCTTGCTGAATAAATTAATGGTGGCTTGTTTCCTCTCAATTGCCAGTGTACGTTTGGTTATCTCATTCTGACTTTGGGAAATCAGATCATTGGTGTCTTCAATGTTTTTGTCCAAGTCAACCAGAGTCTTCTGCAGAGCTTTCATACGTGACAAGCTGTGGTTGATCTCCAGAGAGATCTGAGCTGTTTCATTTTCTACCTTTGAACAATTAATTTCCTGTGGGATTGGTGGATGCAAACATTTGTTATAAAGTCACATTTTAATTTTATGGGAATAAggacagtttatataaacacacacaataacattttttgaGCCTATTTGTCAGCAGGTCTTAAGAAAAGACAGGGCATCCACAATTTGCAACTAACAATGAATTTTGTCTCTCTCcaatagaataaaaaatgtaacCTGGTTGGCTCCACCAAAGAGAATGAGATAAGGCTTGGTTGTAGTCAGATAATTAATAACACATACAGATtgtcttaaggtgggcatacatactaagatccgctcacttggtgaggtcgtcaagcgatcggatcttcttccgatatccccacctacgggtgggcgatatcaggctaattataACTACGGGTATAGGTGtccatcggttcggggactgtatcaacgagccaatgaggtccacaatccgactaattttcaaacctgccccattgagatctgcctgatttcaggccagatgttggtcgggcagaccCATCATTCCTGcccgtacatgggcagataagctgccgaaatggtctaagggaccgatatcagcagctagaatcggcccgtgtattgccacctttagggtTGCAAGGCCTACATCATTCAAAAATGTCATCTCTGATACTGCCCACATATTTCATAAACCTTACGTACCAATTCTAGCGTTTGCTTTTGCAGCTTGGCTGCAAGGAGAGAGGAATATTTGGCTGCCTTGTCAGATGTCATCTTCTCTTGCAGCTTTGCCAATATCTGTGCTTCGAGGTTCACTTTCACCTGAGATTCTTTctcaatttttttctgcatagCTGTGATTTCATTCACATACCCAGACCGCTCCTTAAACATAGACAAAGGAAATATTTTGTAGAGTAAAATTATTTGACCAATTATTTTGCCAAAGGAAAGTTTATGCAACAAAATGACAAGGAGCCATGTATAATCCTTTCCAGATGAATACGGACACCAAAAAAATCTTAAAAGCACTTACAACAGCGACCCTATTTATCGCTTGCTCAGTCTCCTGCAATGTACGTGCATATGTGCTGAACTCCAGGCGCAATGCCTCCTGCTTAGTAAGAGACTGAGCGACCTGTTTCTTGCTCATAGCGGCATCACTTTCTGCACGGTTCAACATGAAGTTAAGCTGCTCATTTCTCTCCTCCTCCTTTGTAATTGTCTTCTTACAGCCTTCAATCTCAGCGTCTATAGAGAGGAGTTCCTGTTGAGCAAGACTTTGGGAAAAAGATTGTGTAAGAAGGAGTGCATGGACAGTATCTAAATGTATATTCATGTGTGTGTAGTCTAACATCACTATGCTCAATGCAAATCACTGGCTGGAGTGATCTAAAGGCCACAGCCTTTAGCCTTTGTATAATTCTCAATAGAATCATGGCAGACTAGTCTCTCTAACAGTAGGACAGATTAGTGTGGGTTATGGCAGATGCCAGGAGAGCCCTACCTGCCAAAACGTGACTGTAAAGTTTAGTTTCTCATGGTTTGGGTTTGGCTTTAGTGAATGCAAAACTTAAGGCAACAGCATACAAGGGCATTCTTAACAActatatattaataatttgtGACAATAGTTTGAGACAGGTTCTCctctgtttcagcacaataatgcccctatGAACAAAGTGAGGACTTTACAGAATTGGTTTGCTGAGATGCCAGTGAAAGAACTTGACTAGCCTGAGCAAAGTCCTTACCTCAAATAAACATCTTTTAAATGGATTTAAACACTGACTATGTGGGGTAGTGTGGTACATTTTATGTGGTAACTTAGCATTGCCTATTCCTGGCCATAATCATGGAATCCTTGGTTTACAaatagtattttatatttaaatagaagACTGCTAGAACACTTTCTGTTAAAGGCATACCTAAAAGCCTCCTGAATGGCAGCATAGGCTTCATCTCGTCTTGTCATACCAATCAGACTGCTGTTCCACTGCTGAATAAGCTGTTTCTTCTCTACAGCAATGGCCTCAATCTCCATACAGGCCTAGATATAAGTGCatgaaattaaataggtgaagaaAATAATATCACTTGCCATAGCAAGTATTGAAGAACTAAAGGAATACATTCTTCTCAGTGAACTGCATGTAGCGAGTGGATATAAACACTACCTCTGCTACTGTCTCCCTTGCAGCCTTAGTGTCTTCTCTCTGTGCAGAGACTTGGGCTTCATAAAGGGCAATCTGCTCACGAAGACGGTCCACCTCACAGGTAAGCCGATCCACAAAAATATCCTATGGATTGATAGAGAGGTGCAAATGGTACAGAATTGAAAAGATATGGAAATTGGgctaatttattttacacaaattcAGGAATGATTATAAGCATTGTAAAatagtgctacataaataaagaataataatgataacaTATAAGCTATGTTTCCTAGCCTGCAAATGTAGATAGTAAGACACCGATTTATTATTCTTCAGAGATCCAGGAActgacttttttattttctgccacCAATTTTACCGAAGATGATATTCAAAGGATCATAAATCAGTGTTTGCTACTCAAGATCTGTGATTAGGAAACACATATAGAGCCATTCAACAGTTTAATATAGTGCAGGTATACTATTGCTTGTTATGTCACGCAGATAGTTGTAGATAACTGTGGTCCAACCCACATTACTGGATGACCAAGTTTAAATTGCAACTTTATTGTATGTTAATTAAACACTGCCAAGTAAAACGTAATAGAGCAAAAGGTTTATAATTTTGATGTACCTGCTTTTTTTTCTCCACCTCTGCTTGCAGCCTCTCCATCTCTGCTTTCTGCACTGCACGTTTCATTACATTAATGTCCGAACGCACATCCCGATTCATATTCTCCATATAAAAAAGCCTCAGTGCTAAATTTTCTACCTCTGTCTGCATGGAGGATACTAGAAAAGAGAAGATTTCATGTACATCAAGTGACAATTCAACATCTACAGTTGGAAACTGGATCTGTACTGGTTCCTGCTAAAACTAACCATATTGTCTTTAAGTGTTATAGAAATTTTAGATGGTAAGCTACATTGCAGCAGTAGtgctatattaaaggagaaggaaagttacaaattTCAGGCTAGCTAGAATGTACCTAGTTGTC includes:
- the LOC101731483 gene encoding coiled-coil domain-containing protein 40-like, with product MSANGSPRSGAEDVPDTEEKPQATNNAAASEDISVAEGEQPLSPKASDTDEAMITSSHSAVPNYFGDITQRSALSQDMEQPEESGETGVVGSSSYSTFHQFAMQMGETDDEANNQDSDDPVGEEETAEEEEEKKEYDDKESELVVLDPDHPLMGRFQTALKTYLTKQIKSLDLELREMTESMKNNKKEREDLGMFLYGVQQELARLQMGLEKQHDKHSHVSVQRRQKEDELETIRNLYKKTHQITDTERKKVSSMQTEVENLALRLFYMENMNRDVRSDINVMKRAVQKAEMERLQAEVEKKKQDIFVDRLTCEVDRLREQIALYEAQVSAQREDTKAARETVAEACMEIEAIAVEKKQLIQQWNSSLIGMTRRDEAYAAIQEAFSLAQQELLSIDAEIEGCKKTITKEEERNEQLNFMLNRAESDAAMSKKQVAQSLTKQEALRLEFSTYARTLQETEQAINRVAVERSGYVNEITAMQKKIEKESQVKVNLEAQILAKLQEKMTSDKAAKYSSLLAAKLQKQTLELEINCSKVENETAQISLEINHSLSRMKALQKTLVDLDKNIEDTNDLISQSQNEITKRTLAIERKQATINLFSKQIEATIAQTGGKEVGPLEIQITALTKQIDECNSEIMSLQQYWLRLQTEMVNLTKQREEQDASVEMLRRELTILQQKKIRTENEIEQEKNEQKDIEHHMRNLKNDMVRLNMLLSKNSSTKEQLQQNNQLMESEFMRSLREAERESIEMQENLRNLQEEKERILHSLVETEHQIMLWEKKIQLAKEMRNAVDSEIGQGDIQAMKAEIHRMQIRHSQLMKQQEKMICDMEAVVSRRETIARRGQGQSEKNKKQLTVSDFRRKLQDLRKKIKEIQKNTEECTDTIADLEDTQESLTAAIAEKQHNISTMKQDFSSTAAEIEQLQEKKRQNLLQIVSYQTRLKHLQAVKDGKYKPLCSTWQVLEAEQHKQESRIHTISTIIHQIQQEYPQFQSDLHSISLAFEAHTGSQTDTSERAP